A section of the Pirellulales bacterium genome encodes:
- a CDS encoding YbhN family protein produces the protein MTPQQRKWLVAAIKLAIVGLLIWGVHRTVGKAFDDLRKHPLELNLAWLIAAGAIYLCAMLPSALFWFAVLRAMGQRVGLFAAIRAYYIGHVGKYVPGKALVVVLRAGLVRGPEVSGAVAAVGVFVETLTMMASGSFLAAALIAMQSARNWLYIAAAVAFMLASGLPTLPPVYQRLIRLTRIGRANPDAADQLERIGYRTLVLGWLATGIGWWIMGLSLTAVLRGMGQSSAGSIAGLPQTTMVVCVSVVLGFMSFIPGGIVVREVAMAELMRPMSGPEVAVAAAVVLRVVWLVAELAAAGVLYLIHIARRRKSVEPERQE, from the coding sequence ATGACCCCGCAACAGCGCAAATGGCTCGTCGCGGCAATCAAGCTGGCGATCGTCGGGCTGCTGATCTGGGGCGTTCATCGCACCGTGGGTAAAGCGTTCGACGATCTGCGCAAGCATCCGCTCGAGTTGAATCTCGCTTGGCTCATTGCCGCCGGTGCAATCTATCTGTGCGCGATGCTTCCCTCGGCGCTGTTCTGGTTTGCAGTGCTGCGGGCGATGGGGCAACGCGTCGGACTATTCGCCGCGATTCGGGCCTATTACATCGGCCACGTCGGGAAATACGTTCCCGGCAAGGCGCTCGTCGTGGTGTTGCGAGCGGGATTGGTTCGCGGGCCGGAGGTCAGCGGAGCCGTCGCCGCCGTCGGCGTGTTCGTCGAAACGCTGACGATGATGGCTTCGGGCTCGTTTCTCGCCGCCGCCCTGATCGCAATGCAGTCCGCGCGCAACTGGCTCTACATCGCCGCGGCGGTGGCCTTCATGCTCGCCTCGGGCCTGCCGACTCTGCCGCCGGTCTATCAACGCCTGATCCGTCTGACGCGGATCGGGCGGGCCAATCCCGACGCCGCAGACCAACTCGAGCGAATCGGCTACCGCACGCTCGTGCTCGGCTGGCTGGCCACCGGCATCGGATGGTGGATCATGGGTTTGAGTTTGACGGCCGTGCTTCGAGGCATGGGGCAATCCTCGGCGGGATCGATCGCCGGATTGCCGCAAACGACGATGGTCGTCTGCGTGTCGGTGGTGCTCGGCTTCATGTCGTTCATTCCCGGCGGAATCGTCGTTCGCGAAGTGGCGATGGCCGAGTTGATGCGGCCGATGTCGGGGCCGGAGGTGGCCGTGGCCGCGGCGGTCGTGCTGCGCGTGGTGTGGTTGGTCGCGGAATTGGCCGCGGCCGGCGTGCTCTATCTAATTCATATTGCCCGTCGACGGAAGAGCGTCGAACCGGAGCGCCAAGAATGA
- a CDS encoding S46 family peptidase: MTISATPLSPLPSLFADEGMWLFNNPPRKHLQDKYHFEPTDAWLAHLQHSAVRFNDGGSGSFISADGLVLTNHHVGASALQKLSSADHNYLNTGFHAKSRAEEIRAVDSELNVLQNIEDVTGRVEAAVKPGMNPAAAHEARQAAINTIQKESFDATGLRSDVVTLYHGAVYQLYRYKRYTDVRLVFAPEQSIAFFGGDPDNFEYPRYDLDFCLFRVYENGAPAKIKDYLHWSTAGIRDDELVFVAGHPGHTDRMDTVANLDYIRDTELPQTLARLFRKEVLLSAFSQRSRENARRAEHELFGVQNSRKARGGMLAGLQNPEIMAQKKREEQTLLAAAKADPKLKDDLAAWHEIERSLGVLKQIKTELDMLEYGWAFDSRLFNIARTLVRLPVEDAKPNAERLPEFGESSRPSLEQQLFSTAPIYDDLETLKLADSLSMLVEKMGADNELVVKILAGKSPRDRAAELVHGTKLRSVEDRKRLAAGDTAAIKACDDPMIRLALLVDPASRAVRKRDEAEVQEPMRQAYAKIAAVRFSLYGTNTYPDATFTLRLAFGRVKGYTEAGRMLPAWTTIAGAFEHSAEHQNREPFRLPESWATHKEQLDLATPMNFVSTADIIGGNSGSPVVNRDGQLVGLIFDGNIQSLVLDFIYTSVQARAVSVDARAILASLRKVYDAGDLADEIERGSDDTNSRSR; the protein is encoded by the coding sequence ATGACGATCTCCGCGACCCCGCTTTCGCCATTGCCGAGCCTGTTTGCCGACGAAGGCATGTGGCTCTTCAACAATCCGCCGCGAAAGCACCTTCAAGACAAATATCACTTCGAGCCCACGGATGCATGGCTGGCGCACCTTCAGCATTCCGCCGTGCGGTTCAACGACGGCGGGAGCGGGTCGTTCATTTCCGCCGATGGCCTGGTGCTCACCAACCACCACGTCGGCGCATCGGCCCTCCAAAAGCTGAGTTCGGCCGACCACAATTATTTGAACACCGGGTTTCATGCCAAGTCTCGGGCCGAGGAGATTCGGGCCGTCGATTCCGAGTTGAACGTGCTGCAAAATATCGAAGACGTGACGGGGCGGGTCGAGGCGGCCGTCAAGCCCGGCATGAATCCTGCCGCGGCCCACGAAGCCCGGCAAGCCGCGATCAACACGATCCAAAAAGAATCGTTCGACGCCACGGGGCTGCGCAGCGACGTGGTGACGCTCTACCACGGCGCCGTCTACCAGCTCTATCGCTACAAGCGCTACACCGACGTGCGATTGGTTTTCGCGCCCGAGCAATCGATCGCGTTTTTCGGCGGCGACCCCGACAATTTCGAATACCCGCGCTACGATCTCGATTTCTGCCTGTTTCGCGTTTATGAAAACGGCGCGCCGGCCAAGATCAAGGATTATTTGCACTGGAGCACCGCCGGCATCCGCGACGACGAGCTGGTGTTCGTCGCCGGCCATCCCGGACACACCGATCGGATGGATACGGTCGCCAATCTCGATTACATCCGCGACACGGAACTACCGCAAACGCTGGCGCGGTTATTTCGCAAAGAGGTGCTGCTCTCGGCGTTCAGCCAACGAAGCCGGGAAAACGCACGCCGGGCCGAGCATGAATTGTTCGGCGTGCAAAACAGCCGCAAGGCTCGCGGCGGCATGCTGGCCGGTTTGCAAAATCCCGAGATCATGGCCCAAAAAAAACGCGAGGAGCAAACGCTGCTCGCCGCCGCCAAAGCCGATCCGAAGCTCAAGGACGATCTCGCGGCCTGGCATGAGATCGAGCGCTCGCTGGGTGTGTTGAAGCAGATCAAGACCGAGCTCGACATGCTCGAATACGGCTGGGCCTTCGACAGCCGGCTATTCAACATTGCCCGCACGCTCGTTCGCCTGCCGGTGGAAGATGCCAAGCCGAACGCCGAGCGACTGCCGGAATTCGGCGAATCGAGCCGGCCATCGCTCGAGCAGCAGCTTTTTTCCACCGCACCGATCTACGACGATTTGGAAACGCTGAAACTGGCCGATTCGCTTTCCATGCTCGTCGAGAAGATGGGGGCCGACAACGAATTGGTCGTGAAAATCCTGGCCGGAAAATCTCCCCGCGATCGGGCCGCCGAATTGGTGCACGGCACAAAGCTCCGCTCGGTCGAAGATCGCAAGCGGCTTGCCGCGGGGGACACCGCCGCGATCAAGGCCTGCGACGATCCGATGATCCGCCTCGCGCTGCTGGTGGATCCGGCATCGCGCGCCGTGCGCAAGCGGGATGAGGCGGAGGTGCAAGAACCGATGCGGCAGGCGTATGCCAAGATTGCCGCCGTGCGGTTCTCGCTCTACGGCACCAATACCTATCCCGACGCGACATTCACCCTGCGATTGGCGTTTGGCCGAGTGAAAGGCTACACCGAAGCGGGCCGAATGCTGCCGGCTTGGACCACCATCGCCGGAGCCTTCGAGCACTCGGCCGAGCATCAGAATCGAGAGCCATTTCGCCTGCCGGAAAGCTGGGCGACGCACAAAGAGCAGCTCGATCTGGCCACCCCGATGAACTTCGTCTCGACGGCCGACATCATCGGCGGGAATTCCGGCAGCCCCGTCGTCAACCGCGACGGTCAATTGGTCGGCCTGATCTTCGACGGCAACATCCAATCGCTAGTGCTCGATTTCATTTACACGAGTGTCCAGGCGCGAGCCGTTTCGGTCGATGCCCGAGCGATCCTCGCATCGCTCCGCAAGGTTTACGACGCCGGCGATTTGGCGGACGAGATCGAACGAGGGTCGGACGATACGAACTCGCGCTCCCGTTGA
- a CDS encoding YncE family protein, which produces MFRIFESNRSVSSALTAATVLAAAVQAILAAFSVRVVGAEPRAPGYRVIKKIAPGGEGGWDYLTLDPTAHRLYIARSDRVMLFDVERAAPIGEIPNTPGVHGVAIVSKLGRGFTSNGGDSTVTVFDLKTLKEVGHIGVGKRPDGILYDSQSARLFTFNSGTSDATAIDPALEKVVGTIPLGGKPEAAVADGKGHVFVCIEDKGEVLDLDARKLSVAHHWPVAPGQTPVGLSMDLLRRRLFCTCRNGKMVVLNANGGAVVASLPIGQHTDGCAFDPATGLAFSSNGDGTLTVVRTDPRDLDSVAETVTTQTGARTMALDPTTHNLFLVTAVAQPGKPREYEPNTFVIIVVAKPEKPLNRPGLPSPLPRLK; this is translated from the coding sequence ATGTTTCGCATATTCGAATCCAATCGCTCGGTGAGTTCTGCGCTCACCGCCGCCACGGTGCTTGCCGCCGCGGTGCAGGCCATCCTGGCGGCGTTTTCGGTCCGTGTCGTTGGTGCGGAGCCACGCGCGCCCGGTTATCGCGTCATCAAAAAGATCGCCCCCGGCGGCGAGGGGGGATGGGATTATCTGACGCTCGATCCCACCGCGCACCGCCTCTACATCGCCCGGTCCGACCGTGTCATGCTCTTCGACGTCGAAAGGGCCGCGCCGATCGGCGAAATCCCCAACACTCCAGGCGTGCACGGCGTGGCGATTGTCTCCAAGCTCGGCCGCGGCTTCACCAGCAACGGCGGCGATTCGACCGTCACGGTGTTCGACCTGAAAACCCTCAAAGAGGTCGGGCATATCGGCGTCGGCAAACGTCCCGACGGAATTCTTTACGATTCGCAGTCGGCCCGATTGTTTACCTTCAACTCCGGCACGAGCGACGCGACGGCAATCGATCCCGCGCTGGAAAAAGTGGTCGGCACGATTCCGCTGGGCGGAAAGCCCGAAGCCGCCGTGGCCGACGGCAAAGGCCATGTTTTCGTGTGCATCGAAGACAAGGGCGAAGTGCTCGATCTCGATGCCCGAAAGCTTTCGGTCGCGCATCACTGGCCCGTCGCGCCCGGCCAAACGCCGGTGGGCCTGTCGATGGATCTCTTGCGACGGCGGCTATTCTGCACCTGCCGCAATGGAAAAATGGTCGTGCTGAACGCCAACGGCGGCGCGGTGGTGGCTAGCTTGCCGATCGGACAACACACCGACGGCTGCGCCTTCGACCCCGCGACCGGTCTGGCTTTCAGTTCCAACGGCGACGGCACGCTGACGGTGGTCCGCACCGATCCGCGCGATCTGGATAGCGTCGCCGAAACGGTGACAACGCAAACCGGCGCCCGCACGATGGCGCTCGATCCGACGACGCACAATCTGTTTCTCGTCACCGCCGTGGCTCAACCGGGCAAGCCGCGAGAATACGAGCCGAACACGTTCGTGATCATCGTCGTTGCCAAGCCCGAAAAACCGCTGAATCGACCGGGATTGCCATCGCCATTGCCGCGCTTAAAATGA
- a CDS encoding AI-2E family transporter — translation MQRAISLAILVGLVVLLAILFYQVMIGFLLPLFLAALLAILFQPLHQWIVRVFRGYNGLAAAATTILILLIVLAPLGFVVFRAAREATAILSRSHGPQFDRQTLDRIVDNLNQRFSLDLSPKELMQVASAKAQDWFGPLAAKTPGFLGGLLINCLVTVLGLYYFLADGTQLTASAMRLLPLDQKYQQQLVGKFVEMSRAVTSASLLAALTQGILLGIAYYFAGLSGMFLLTILTMLASFVPLIGSSVVWGSCCVWLFFDDKATAAMLLLVWSGIVVVVADNFVKPMVLHGQSKLHPLLALLSVLGGVQVLGPLGIFFGPMAVAFLQAGLTMLNTELNALPAELSAAGEPLGQDARAARADAAPAKSRHARQRKKG, via the coding sequence ATGCAACGCGCGATATCGCTGGCCATTCTCGTCGGTCTGGTCGTGCTGCTGGCGATCCTGTTTTACCAGGTGATGATCGGTTTTTTATTGCCGCTCTTCCTGGCGGCGCTGTTGGCGATCCTGTTTCAGCCGCTGCATCAATGGATCGTCCGCGTATTTCGCGGATACAACGGTTTGGCGGCGGCAGCGACGACGATCCTGATTCTGCTGATCGTTCTGGCCCCGTTGGGATTCGTGGTGTTTCGCGCGGCGCGAGAGGCGACGGCAATTCTGTCGCGGTCGCACGGTCCGCAGTTCGATCGGCAAACGCTCGATCGCATCGTCGACAATCTAAACCAGCGTTTCTCGCTCGATCTTTCACCCAAGGAACTGATGCAAGTCGCTTCCGCGAAAGCGCAAGACTGGTTCGGCCCGCTGGCGGCTAAAACACCGGGGTTCTTGGGCGGACTGCTGATCAATTGCCTGGTTACGGTGCTCGGGCTGTACTATTTCCTCGCCGACGGCACGCAACTCACCGCCTCGGCAATGCGGCTGCTGCCTTTGGACCAGAAATATCAGCAGCAACTCGTCGGAAAATTCGTCGAGATGAGCCGTGCGGTCACCAGCGCCTCGCTGCTGGCCGCGCTGACGCAAGGCATTTTGCTCGGCATCGCCTATTATTTCGCGGGCCTCAGCGGCATGTTTCTGCTCACGATCCTTACGATGCTCGCCTCCTTCGTGCCGTTGATCGGCTCATCGGTCGTGTGGGGCTCATGCTGCGTGTGGCTCTTTTTCGACGACAAAGCGACCGCCGCAATGCTGCTGCTCGTTTGGTCGGGAATTGTCGTCGTCGTGGCCGATAATTTCGTCAAACCGATGGTGCTGCACGGGCAGTCGAAGTTGCACCCGTTGCTCGCGCTATTGAGCGTGTTGGGAGGCGTGCAGGTGCTCGGCCCGCTGGGGATCTTTTTCGGTCCGATGGCGGTTGCCTTCTTGCAAGCCGGGCTGACCATGCTCAATACCGAGTTGAACGCGCTACCGGCCGAATTGTCGGCGGCCGGTGAGCCGCTTGGCCAAGATGCGCGAGCGGCGCGTGCCGACGCCGCCCCGGCGAAGAGCCGGCATGCGCGGCAGCGGAAGAAAGGGTGA
- a CDS encoding sigma-70 family RNA polymerase sigma factor, producing MTDDCSAKENGARDGHAASPEPPHNDMPEPAGNMPEPAGDMPEPATGSEPITDSNFRTSPNQIAEKPAIDLPQLVAEHASALYRYAFRLTGTSADAEDLTQQTFLIAHRKIEQLRDLRSARVWLMTVMRRTYCRSQNRGRVERELTVPLDADSLPADEVSQDWQIDRELLQAAIDELPDDYKLVLLSFYFENLSYRDMAEQFGLPIGTVMSRLSRAKSHLRQRLFEAELQPAADAGPIAPRRGGT from the coding sequence ATGACAGACGATTGCTCGGCCAAAGAAAACGGGGCTCGGGATGGCCATGCAGCCAGCCCAGAGCCGCCCCATAACGATATGCCAGAGCCGGCAGGCAATATGCCAGAGCCGGCAGGCGATATGCCAGAGCCGGCAACTGGTTCAGAGCCGATAACGGATTCCAATTTCCGGACCTCGCCAAACCAAATCGCCGAGAAGCCGGCAATAGACCTTCCGCAACTAGTCGCCGAACACGCCAGCGCACTTTATCGCTACGCTTTCCGGCTGACTGGCACTTCGGCCGACGCCGAAGACCTGACGCAACAAACTTTTTTAATCGCACACCGCAAAATCGAGCAACTTCGCGACCTGCGCAGCGCTCGGGTCTGGCTGATGACGGTCATGCGTCGAACATATTGCAGATCGCAAAATCGCGGCAGGGTCGAGCGCGAATTGACCGTGCCGCTCGACGCCGACTCCTTGCCCGCCGATGAGGTGTCGCAAGATTGGCAAATCGATCGCGAATTGTTGCAAGCGGCGATCGATGAATTGCCCGACGATTACAAATTGGTCTTGTTGAGCTTTTATTTCGAAAATCTTTCCTATCGCGACATGGCCGAGCAATTCGGCTTGCCGATCGGAACGGTGATGAGTCGCTTGTCGCGGGCGAAATCGCATCTACGGCAGCGGCTGTTTGAGGCGGAACTGCAACCAGCGGCCGACGCAGGACCCATCGCGCCGCGTCGAGGGGGCACATGA
- a CDS encoding SH2 domain-containing protein, whose protein sequence is MAFTAYPPSLVNKTWQKAKSALAGKTGIGEKLEKLEEAHGAVESGAFAPSNGRTSKEEVEEWKKAVNPQIAKALTYQKLLVQFSSFASEAANDLKKKKTCPSKTRELVEKMGAAAKTSAHDVSECIRTVDEEIKKAEKSFAGSNGKHDEHEEPDADLLSQLKAAKTGPRNFVVALGKAPGLVLAKSAISGTQRQTAKELAGGGGKLVEGTVVVEGSTYVFVLDEKPPGGLARSIKKAIYTQTKGNPKVVVRGGGFEIDDEKDVESDEHHSDEGSSSGSSSTGSGSTGSGSGQELLRQLPYHHGAIDSAAAGKLLENAPFGSWLLRYSTNQNQSVVSIKGPQGIRHLFSNIEGKDLSIGEIEQRYQLHKELNVRPGQKFATQQTKPSTESGDKKTDTGGLSENQQALQKLPFHHGAMDSSAAAKLLENAPEGSWLLRFSTNQNQTVLTIKESGGKIAHFLTLDKDKDATLSDIVHGNGLVANLNVKPGHTSAPSKSESEGKPKEKEEDSSGLSENQKLLHGLAINHGNMDRGGAEKLLTGTPEGTWLLRFSASQQQSVLSLHRGDGTFGHFLSFDKGIDSHLQDMVQRCKVEPSKVLKPGAKSGTTQSTTQSTTQSTVKSTTPPPTQTSTAPQFDSSEEGVRQSLIYKHEKNLGSMSQSQAEAELLEAPKGTWMLRYDSSTKQNVVSIKATAGSFEHHPTTGLTMDEITKKYSSIRMQGRSSGGVRTPTPLEKLRRGVGRAAQLHGGEDQGAKPMADLYHAELIDAKNRYGRAIAPFFDVWRTCDAEDSFNEWMEKLDRGGDVAGKNRLKQAGLIGEDGKTKPMSSVKYLTEEERKDHEMQGGKLPKALLGSDPEHTEVVFVVGSDDKILAGAYNRGTFNHSSLLAGAPVLSAGEMKFNSDGELTDITDKSGHYEPNPAMVLKGLAALKKQGVDLHKIRLTMNAHPLSSEPFLIYNAAEFLESSGACMPKQSVKKK, encoded by the coding sequence ATGGCTTTCACCGCCTATCCACCCAGCCTCGTCAACAAGACATGGCAAAAGGCAAAAAGTGCTCTCGCGGGCAAGACGGGCATCGGCGAAAAGCTGGAAAAGCTGGAAGAGGCTCACGGCGCCGTTGAATCCGGCGCCTTCGCCCCCTCCAACGGGCGCACTTCGAAAGAAGAAGTTGAGGAGTGGAAGAAGGCCGTCAATCCGCAAATCGCCAAGGCCCTCACGTACCAAAAGCTGCTCGTGCAATTCAGTTCGTTCGCCTCCGAAGCAGCGAACGATCTGAAAAAGAAGAAAACCTGCCCGTCGAAAACCCGCGAGTTGGTCGAAAAAATGGGCGCCGCGGCCAAGACCTCGGCCCACGATGTCAGTGAATGCATTCGCACCGTCGATGAAGAAATCAAAAAGGCCGAGAAGTCGTTTGCCGGCAGCAACGGCAAACACGACGAACACGAAGAGCCGGACGCCGATCTGCTTTCGCAACTGAAGGCCGCCAAGACCGGCCCGCGGAATTTCGTCGTCGCGCTCGGCAAAGCGCCGGGTTTGGTGTTGGCAAAGTCGGCCATCAGCGGCACGCAGCGCCAAACCGCGAAAGAGCTTGCCGGCGGTGGCGGCAAGCTGGTCGAAGGAACCGTCGTCGTCGAAGGCTCGACCTATGTGTTCGTTCTGGATGAAAAACCTCCCGGTGGCCTGGCCCGCAGCATCAAGAAGGCGATCTACACGCAAACCAAAGGCAATCCGAAGGTGGTTGTCCGCGGCGGCGGATTCGAGATCGACGACGAAAAAGATGTCGAAAGCGACGAGCATCATTCCGACGAAGGTTCGTCGTCGGGCAGCAGCTCGACAGGCAGCGGCTCGACGGGCAGCGGCAGCGGCCAGGAGTTGCTCAGGCAGTTGCCCTACCATCATGGCGCGATCGATAGCGCCGCGGCTGGCAAGCTACTGGAAAACGCCCCGTTCGGCAGTTGGCTGCTGCGCTACTCGACCAATCAAAATCAGTCGGTGGTCAGCATCAAAGGGCCGCAGGGTATTCGCCACTTGTTCAGCAACATCGAAGGAAAAGACCTGTCGATCGGCGAAATCGAACAGCGCTACCAGCTCCATAAGGAACTGAACGTCAGGCCCGGCCAAAAGTTCGCCACGCAGCAAACGAAGCCATCGACCGAATCCGGCGACAAGAAGACCGACACGGGCGGGCTGAGCGAAAACCAGCAAGCCTTGCAGAAGCTTCCGTTCCACCACGGCGCGATGGACAGTTCCGCCGCCGCGAAGCTCTTGGAAAACGCCCCGGAAGGAAGTTGGCTGCTGCGATTTTCGACCAACCAGAATCAAACCGTGCTGACGATCAAGGAATCCGGCGGAAAAATCGCCCACTTCCTCACCCTCGATAAAGATAAAGACGCCACGCTTTCCGACATCGTCCACGGCAACGGCCTGGTGGCAAATCTGAATGTCAAGCCGGGCCATACCTCTGCCCCGAGTAAATCCGAATCCGAAGGCAAGCCGAAAGAAAAGGAAGAAGATTCGAGCGGCTTGAGCGAGAACCAAAAATTGCTCCACGGCCTGGCGATCAACCATGGCAACATGGATCGCGGCGGCGCCGAAAAGCTTCTGACCGGCACACCCGAAGGCACCTGGCTGCTCCGCTTCTCGGCCAGCCAACAGCAATCCGTTCTGTCGCTCCACCGCGGCGACGGAACGTTCGGCCATTTTCTCAGCTTCGACAAGGGCATCGACTCGCACCTCCAAGACATGGTGCAGCGCTGCAAGGTCGAACCGAGCAAAGTGCTGAAGCCGGGCGCGAAATCCGGCACGACGCAATCCACGACGCAATCCACGACGCAATCCACGGTGAAATCCACGACGCCGCCCCCGACGCAAACTTCGACCGCCCCGCAGTTCGATTCCAGCGAAGAGGGCGTTCGCCAATCGCTGATCTACAAGCACGAGAAGAATCTCGGCAGCATGAGCCAATCCCAAGCCGAGGCCGAGCTGCTCGAAGCGCCCAAGGGAACCTGGATGCTTCGCTACGATTCAAGCACGAAGCAGAATGTGGTCAGCATCAAAGCCACGGCCGGTTCGTTCGAACATCATCCGACCACCGGCCTGACCATGGATGAAATCACCAAGAAATACAGCTCGATCCGCATGCAAGGCCGCTCGAGCGGCGGGGTGCGCACGCCGACGCCGCTGGAAAAACTGCGCCGCGGCGTGGGCCGCGCCGCGCAGCTCCACGGCGGCGAAGACCAGGGCGCCAAGCCGATGGCCGATCTCTACCACGCCGAATTGATCGACGCCAAGAATCGCTACGGCCGGGCCATCGCCCCCTTCTTCGATGTCTGGCGCACGTGCGACGCCGAAGACAGCTTCAACGAATGGATGGAAAAGCTCGACCGCGGCGGCGACGTCGCCGGCAAGAACCGCTTGAAACAAGCCGGCCTCATCGGCGAAGACGGCAAGACCAAGCCAATGAGCAGCGTCAAATATCTCACCGAGGAGGAGCGAAAAGACCACGAAATGCAGGGCGGAAAGCTGCCCAAGGCTCTCCTGGGCTCCGACCCGGAACACACCGAAGTCGTGTTCGTCGTCGGCAGCGACGACAAGATTCTCGCCGGCGCCTACAACCGCGGCACGTTCAACCACTCCAGCCTCTTGGCCGGCGCTCCGGTCTTGTCGGCCGGCGAAATGAAGTTCAACTCCGACGGCGAACTCACCGACATCACCGACAAGAGCGGCCACTACGAACCCAACCCGGCCATGGTCCTAAAAGGCCTGGCGGCGCTCAAGAAGCAAGGCGTCGATCTCCATAAAATCCGCCTGACGATGAACGCTCATCCGCTCTCGTCGGAGCCGTTCTTGATCTACAACGCCGCCGAATTCCTCGAATCGAGCGGCGCCTGCATGCCGAAGCAGTCCGTCAAAAAGAAGTAA